One segment of Hippopotamus amphibius kiboko isolate mHipAmp2 chromosome 2, mHipAmp2.hap2, whole genome shotgun sequence DNA contains the following:
- the NEIL2 gene encoding endonuclease 8-like 2, whose amino-acid sequence MPEGPSVRKFHHLVSPFVGQQVVKTGGSSKKLSPAGFQSLWLQDTQVHGKKLFLRFDPDEEIVSPGNNLLSESLQKGEQKEEARHHQEVYDQSSRSLGGDDVFPSGDDGPQCLEGDTPAGGAERWLQVSFGLFGSIWVNEFSRAKKANKRGDWRDPIPRLVLHFGGGSFLAFYNCQMTWSCSSPVVRPTSDILSEKFHRGQALEALGREQPVCYTLLDQRYFSGLGNIIKNEALFRAGIHPLSPGSLLGLPRLEALVDHVVAFSAGWLQGKFQGRQQHTQIYQKEKCPAGHQVMKEALGPPGGLQRLTWWCPQCQPRLSPEGPEQVQPS is encoded by the exons ATGCCGGAGGGGCCGTCTGTGAGGAAGTTTCACCATCTGGTTTCCCCCTTTGTGGGGCAGCAGGTGGTCAAGACAGGGGGCAGCAGTAAGAAGCTAAGCCCTGCCGGCTTCCAGTCCCTGTGGCTGCAGGACACCCAG GTCCATGGAAAGAAATTATTCCTTAGATTTGATCCAGATGAAGAAATTGTGTCCCCTGGCAACAACCTACTGTCAGAGTCTCTACAAAAaggagagcagaaggaagaggccAGACACCACCAGGAAGTCTATGACCAGTCCTCTCGGTCCCTGGGAGGAGACGATGTTTTCCCCAGTGGAGATGATGGTCCGCAGTGTTTGGAGGGAGACACCCCTGCAGGAGGTGCTGAGAGGTGGCTGCAGGTCAGCTTTGGTTTGTTTGGCAGCATTTGGGTGAACGAGTTCTCCAGAGCGAAGAAAGCAAACAAGAGGGGTGATTGGAGAGACCCCATTCCAAG GCTGGTCCTGCACTTTGGCGGGGGCAGCTTCCTGGCCTTCTATAACTGTCAGATGACGTGGAGTTGCTCTTCCCCAGTGGTCAGACCCACCTCTGACATCTTGTCAGAAAAGTTCCATCGAGGACAGGCCCTGGAAGCTCTGGGCCGGGAGCAGCCCGTCTGTTATACGCTGTTGGACCAGAGATACTTCTCAGGCTTAG GGAATATCATTAAGAACGAGGCCCTGTTCAGAGCTGGGATCCACCCGCTTTCTCCCGGCTCACTCCTGGGTCTTCCGCGCCTCGAGGCCCTGGTGGACCACGTGGTGGCCTTCAGTGCAGGCTGGCTGCAGGGCAAGTTCCAGGGCAGACAGCAGCACACACAGATCTATCAGAAGGAGAAGTGCCCCGCCGGGCACCAGGTCATGAAAGAGGCCCTTGGGCCTCCGGGGGGCCTCCAGAGGCTCACGTGGTGGTGCCCCCAGTGCCAGCCAAGGTTGTCACCAGAGGGGCCAGAACAGGTGCAGCCCTCCTAG